In Cedecea neteri, a single genomic region encodes these proteins:
- a CDS encoding glycine betaine ABC transporter substrate-binding protein — protein sequence MKLLSRMLTTAFAAASLIATQAQAAPLILATKSFTEQHILSAMTTQYLAKKGFQVTPQTNIATVISRNAMINKQIDMTWEYTGTSLIIFNHINKRMTPEESYNTVKKLDAKLGLVWLKPAEMNNTYAFAMKRERAEKEGITTMSQLVERIEHIRQTDPKHNWMLGLDLEFAGRSDGLKPLQQVYNTPLDRPQIRQMDPGLVYNAIRDGFVDAGLIYTTDGRMKGFDLKALVDDRGFFPSYAVTPVVRKDVLDSHPGLEEALNTLSSELNNEVITTLNAKVDIDHETPQQVAREFLQQKGLL from the coding sequence ATGAAACTGCTTTCACGGATGCTGACGACGGCGTTTGCCGCGGCCTCCCTTATCGCCACTCAGGCCCAGGCCGCACCGCTGATTCTGGCGACCAAAAGCTTTACCGAGCAGCATATTTTGTCGGCCATGACCACGCAGTATCTGGCTAAAAAGGGCTTCCAGGTCACGCCACAGACCAATATTGCTACGGTGATTTCCCGCAATGCGATGATCAATAAACAGATTGATATGACCTGGGAGTACACCGGCACCTCACTAATTATCTTCAACCACATCAATAAGCGAATGACGCCGGAAGAGTCTTACAACACGGTCAAAAAACTCGATGCAAAGCTGGGCCTCGTCTGGCTTAAACCGGCGGAGATGAACAACACCTACGCCTTTGCCATGAAGCGCGAGCGGGCAGAAAAAGAAGGTATTACCACGATGTCGCAGCTGGTAGAGCGCATTGAACATATTCGCCAGACCGACCCAAAACATAACTGGATGCTGGGCCTGGATCTGGAGTTTGCCGGGCGCAGCGATGGCCTGAAGCCACTGCAGCAGGTTTACAACACGCCGCTGGACCGTCCGCAGATCCGCCAGATGGACCCCGGCCTGGTCTACAACGCCATCCGCGATGGCTTTGTTGACGCCGGTCTGATCTACACCACCGACGGGCGCATGAAGGGCTTTGACCTGAAGGCGCTGGTGGACGATAGGGGCTTCTTCCCAAGTTACGCTGTCACGCCCGTGGTGCGTAAAGACGTGCTGGACTCGCATCCGGGCCTTGAGGAGGCGCTGAACACCCTGTCGTCCGAGCTGAACAATGAGGTGATAACAACCCTGAACGCTAAAGTTGATATCGACCATGAAACCCCGCAGCAGGTGGCCCGTGAATTCCTGCAGCAGAAAGGCTTGCTCTGA
- the osmV gene encoding osmoprotectant ABC transporter ATP-binding protein OsmV, with protein MIKLENLTRQFVQKNGQTFNAVDNISLNVPEGEMCVLLGPSGCGKTTTLKMINRLIKPTGGKILINGQDTNDLDTVTLRRNIGYVIQQIGLFPNMTIEENITVVPRMLGWDKARCKARAQELMSMVALDPNRFLNRYPREMSGGQQQRIGVIRALAADPPVLLMDEPFGAVDPINRETIQNEFLEMQRQLKKTVMLVSHDIDEALKLGDRIAVFRQGKIVQCASPDELLAKPANDFVGSFVGQDRTLKRLLLVQAGDVTDQQPTITARESTPLAEAFATMDDNDMRSITVVDAGGKPLGFVKRREARGATGTCTDLIHPFRVTGRAEENLRIVLSKLYEHNMVWMPITDEDGRYSGEISQDYIADYLSSGRTRRALNIQQS; from the coding sequence ATGATAAAACTTGAAAACCTCACGCGACAATTTGTACAGAAAAATGGCCAGACTTTTAACGCTGTCGACAACATCAGCCTGAACGTGCCCGAAGGTGAAATGTGCGTGCTGCTCGGCCCGTCCGGCTGCGGTAAAACCACCACGCTGAAAATGATCAACCGCCTGATAAAACCCACCGGCGGCAAGATTTTAATTAACGGTCAGGACACCAACGACCTGGATACCGTCACCCTGCGCCGCAACATCGGCTACGTTATCCAGCAAATCGGCCTGTTCCCTAACATGACGATAGAAGAAAACATTACCGTCGTGCCCCGCATGCTGGGCTGGGACAAAGCGCGCTGTAAAGCACGTGCCCAGGAGTTGATGAGCATGGTCGCCCTCGACCCTAACCGCTTCCTCAACCGCTATCCGCGCGAAATGTCGGGCGGCCAGCAGCAGCGTATCGGGGTGATTCGTGCCCTGGCGGCGGATCCGCCGGTACTGCTGATGGATGAGCCTTTTGGCGCGGTGGACCCGATTAACCGCGAAACGATTCAGAACGAGTTTCTGGAGATGCAGCGCCAGTTGAAGAAAACGGTGATGCTGGTCAGCCACGACATCGACGAGGCGCTAAAGCTGGGCGACCGGATTGCGGTCTTCCGCCAGGGCAAAATTGTACAGTGCGCCAGCCCGGACGAGCTGTTGGCGAAACCGGCCAATGACTTCGTCGGATCGTTCGTTGGCCAGGACCGCACGTTGAAGCGTCTGTTGCTGGTGCAGGCCGGGGACGTGACCGACCAGCAGCCCACGATTACGGCTCGAGAATCCACGCCGCTGGCGGAAGCTTTCGCCACCATGGATGATAACGACATGCGTTCCATCACCGTCGTTGACGCCGGAGGTAAACCGCTGGGCTTCGTTAAGCGGCGCGAGGCACGAGGCGCGACAGGCACGTGTACCGACCTCATTCACCCGTTCCGCGTCACCGGCCGCGCAGAAGAAAACTTGCGCATCGTGCTCTCTAAACTCTATGAGCACAACATGGTCTGGATGCCGATCACCGACGAAGATGGCCGCTACAGCGGGGAGATTTCACAGGATTATATTGCCGATTATCTCAGCTCGGGCCGCACCCGTCGGGCACTGAATATTCAACAAAGTTAA
- the osmW gene encoding osmoprotectant ABC transporter permease OsmW codes for METLHYMIDNAGYIGSLTLHHLWLVLIAVGLAILIGVPLGILIVRHKWLATPILGFATILLTIPSVALFGLMIPLFSLIGQGIGVVPAVTAVFLYSLLPIVRNTYTALDSLPPGLREAGRGIGMTFWQRLRWVEIPMALPVIFGGIRTAVVMNIGVMAIAAVIGAGGLGLLLLNGIGGSDIRMLIAGAVMICLLAIVLDWLLHRLQLHFTKW; via the coding sequence GTGGAAACGTTACATTATATGATTGATAACGCAGGGTATATTGGCTCCCTCACCCTGCATCACCTGTGGCTGGTGCTGATCGCCGTCGGCCTCGCAATCCTGATTGGCGTGCCGCTGGGCATTCTTATCGTGCGCCATAAATGGCTTGCCACGCCGATACTCGGCTTTGCCACTATTTTGCTCACCATTCCGTCCGTGGCGCTGTTTGGCCTGATGATTCCCCTGTTTTCGCTGATCGGTCAAGGTATTGGCGTAGTGCCTGCGGTGACGGCAGTGTTCCTGTATTCGCTGCTGCCTATTGTCCGCAATACCTACACCGCGCTGGACAGCCTGCCGCCGGGGCTACGTGAAGCCGGGCGAGGCATCGGCATGACGTTTTGGCAGCGCCTGCGATGGGTGGAAATTCCTATGGCGCTGCCGGTGATTTTTGGCGGAATTCGAACCGCAGTGGTGATGAACATTGGCGTCATGGCCATTGCCGCCGTCATTGGCGCGGGCGGCCTGGGCTTGCTGCTGCTTAACGGCATCGGTGGGAGTGATATCCGTATGCTGATTGCCGGGGCGGTGATGATCTGCCTGTTAGCTATCGTGCTCGACTGGTTGCTGCATCGCCTGCAGCTGCATTTCACTAAATGGTAA
- the osmY gene encoding osmoprotectant ABC transporter permease OsmY: MQNASFTTRFLLGLVALILVLALVVWGIGLDTLKARQVDLLYLGQQHLILVFSSMALALLVGIPSGILLSRPAARRWAEYVMQIFNIGNTLPPLAVLALAMVIIGIGDKPAIIALFLASLLPIVRNTYAGLCSVPASLIEAANGIGMTKLQRLRQVEIPNAWPVILSGVRIATAINVGTAPLAFLIGASSYGELIFPGIYLNDFPTLILGAVATALFALILDLALASLGRVLSPHTAQ; encoded by the coding sequence TGCTTGCTCTGGTGGTTTGGGGCATCGGCCTCGATACCCTTAAAGCCCGGCAGGTCGATTTACTCTACCTCGGGCAGCAGCACCTGATTCTGGTGTTCAGCTCAATGGCGCTCGCCCTGCTGGTCGGTATACCCAGCGGAATATTGCTCAGCCGCCCTGCGGCTCGCCGCTGGGCCGAGTATGTCATGCAGATTTTCAATATCGGCAACACGCTGCCGCCGCTGGCGGTATTAGCGCTGGCGATGGTGATTATCGGTATAGGCGACAAACCGGCGATCATTGCCCTGTTCCTCGCCTCACTGCTTCCCATCGTCCGGAATACGTATGCCGGGCTGTGCAGCGTCCCGGCGTCACTTATCGAAGCCGCCAACGGGATTGGCATGACCAAACTGCAGCGGCTGCGTCAGGTTGAAATCCCTAACGCCTGGCCGGTGATCCTTTCCGGCGTGCGGATTGCCACCGCCATCAACGTCGGCACCGCCCCGCTGGCCTTTCTTATCGGTGCGAGCAGCTACGGAGAGCTTATTTTCCCGGGAATTTACCTGAACGACTTTCCAACGCTGATACTCGGCGCCGTGGCGACAGCCCTGTTTGCGCTCATTCTCGACTTAGCGCTTGCCAGCCTGGGCCGGGTGCTCAGTCCCCACACCGCCCAATAA